Proteins encoded in a region of the Streptomyces sp. NBC_00513 genome:
- a CDS encoding Lrp/AsnC family transcriptional regulator, with translation MDAIDREILRELQQDGRLSNQELAQRVGLTPSPCMRRVRQLEQDGVIQGYRAVIDPEAVGRGFEVLVSVEVRRDREAVEAFEAALQDIPDVIEAYRLFGSPGCLLRIAVADLRAYERLWIEQLTALSGVTEVNSQIIMKRIKDHTGLPVDL, from the coding sequence ATGGATGCCATCGATCGCGAAATCTTGCGCGAGCTTCAGCAGGACGGCCGCCTCAGCAACCAGGAGCTGGCCCAGCGCGTCGGCCTGACCCCCTCCCCCTGCATGCGCCGGGTCCGCCAACTCGAACAGGACGGGGTGATCCAGGGCTACCGCGCGGTGATCGACCCGGAGGCAGTGGGCCGCGGCTTCGAGGTGCTGGTCTCCGTCGAGGTGCGGCGCGACCGCGAGGCGGTCGAGGCCTTCGAGGCGGCCCTCCAGGACATCCCCGACGTCATCGAGGCCTACCGCCTGTTCGGCAGTCCCGGCTGCCTGCTGCGCATCGCCGTCGCCGACCTGCGCGCCTACGAGCGCCTGTGGATCGAACAGCTCACCGCGCTGTCCGGGGTCACCGAGGTCAACTCGCAGATCATCATGAAGCGCATCAAGGACCACACGGGCCTGCCCGTGGACCTGTGA
- a CDS encoding FAD-binding oxidoreductase → MSDLVLSRTWPATDTPAPTRRTPWLRDALRAEPDDGRSPHLLDEVRCDVLVVGGGFTGLWTALEILRRAPGTDIVLIEADVCGGGASGANAGYLMPMWARFSSLVAIGGYEEARRLGEASAEAVDDILDFADTHGIDIEHRRGPWMWAASSPAQHGAWRQTLADLARAGTEPLHEVSAAESRRAVGTRNHFGAVLDPGCATLQPAKLTRGMRRVALDAGVRVHERTPLTALRNAPGRTTVAHTPYGRVHADRVVLAVNAWAGQLEDLGRRMVTVASDTVLTEPVADRLAAIGWQDATSVCDSRRRLNYYRTTPDGRLLFGKGGSGVAFGKSGPDTLWGGALRRRELERQLARLFPELADAPVDAAWTAPVEYSTTSLPFAGWLRTVPGVCYATGYSGDGVGPSRLMAKVLASLVLGTDDEWARSAFTRPPGGWIPPEPVRYPGARVVMPALRAVEYREDRGRGVPALVKRLASIDPSDFRR, encoded by the coding sequence GTGAGCGATCTCGTCCTCTCCCGCACCTGGCCCGCGACCGACACCCCCGCCCCGACCCGCCGCACCCCCTGGCTGCGCGACGCCCTGCGGGCCGAACCCGACGACGGCCGCTCCCCGCACCTGCTCGACGAGGTGCGCTGCGACGTCCTGGTGGTCGGCGGAGGCTTCACCGGTCTGTGGACCGCCCTGGAGATCCTGCGACGCGCCCCCGGCACGGACATCGTGCTGATCGAGGCCGATGTGTGCGGCGGCGGCGCCAGCGGGGCCAACGCCGGTTACCTGATGCCGATGTGGGCCCGGTTCAGCAGCCTCGTCGCCATCGGCGGGTACGAGGAGGCCCGCCGGCTGGGCGAGGCCTCCGCCGAGGCCGTCGACGACATCCTGGACTTCGCCGACACCCACGGCATCGACATCGAGCACCGACGCGGGCCGTGGATGTGGGCCGCCTCCTCGCCCGCCCAACACGGCGCCTGGCGGCAGACGTTGGCGGACCTCGCCCGCGCCGGCACGGAGCCGCTGCACGAGGTGTCCGCCGCCGAGTCCCGCCGGGCCGTCGGCACCCGCAACCACTTCGGCGCCGTTCTCGACCCGGGTTGTGCCACCCTGCAACCCGCGAAGCTGACCCGGGGCATGCGCCGGGTCGCCCTCGACGCCGGGGTGCGCGTGCACGAGCGCACCCCGCTGACCGCGCTGCGCAACGCGCCCGGTCGCACCACCGTGGCGCACACCCCGTACGGCCGGGTGCACGCCGACCGGGTGGTGCTGGCCGTGAACGCCTGGGCCGGGCAGTTGGAGGACCTCGGCCGGCGCATGGTGACGGTGGCCAGCGACACCGTGCTCACCGAGCCGGTGGCCGACCGGCTCGCGGCCATCGGCTGGCAGGACGCCACCTCGGTCTGCGACTCCCGCCGGCGCCTCAACTACTACCGCACGACGCCGGACGGCCGACTGCTCTTCGGCAAGGGCGGCTCCGGGGTGGCCTTCGGCAAGAGCGGCCCGGACACCCTGTGGGGCGGGGCGCTGCGCCGGCGTGAACTGGAGCGCCAACTCGCCCGGCTCTTCCCGGAACTCGCCGACGCGCCCGTGGACGCGGCCTGGACCGCGCCGGTCGAGTACTCCACCACCTCGCTGCCCTTCGCCGGGTGGCTGCGGACGGTGCCCGGGGTCTGTTACGCCACCGGCTACTCCGGGGACGGGGTGGGCCCCTCGCGGCTGATGGCGAAGGTGCTCGCCTCCCTCGTCCTGGGCACCGACGACGAGTGGGCGCGGTCGGCCTTCACCCGCCCGCCGGGCGGCTGGATCCCGCCGGAGCCCGTGCGTTACCCGGGCGCCCGGGTGGTGATGCCCGCGCTGCGGGCCGTGGAGTACCGCGAGGACCGGGGGCGCGGGGTGCCGGCGCTCGTCAAGCGGCTGGCCTCGATCGACCCGTCGGACTTCCGTCGCTGA
- a CDS encoding LuxR family transcriptional regulator, protein MNSTLTGTPLRGREREMRLIREVLERGLRGGSAVVAVEGMPGIGKTRLLQEAAALAARLGYIGGNRPDAGRRAAPHTPPAPARRVRGRAGKCHAPAGPTLVLLDDPRRTPHGAHAPGVLPEPLPAGPTRERPGGDPVVWLVTHRPGEGPLLPGALAGRSERLPLGPLGPSSTLALARDLLGATPSPSLVQLVDRVGGHPRLLIELLTGLGEEGGLEFVDDEVRLRTQRLPARLVTRVRATLGRFSPACRQLLHVAAVLGDEVVYEDVALMLRTSVAALLPALEEVEATGVVRNDGVRAAFANPLLRRVITDSMPDSLRLSLQREAVALRAAYRERREPHLGIWPAPPVVPTAAEGLREAPAAAGSGLNEQQRILVGLVGEGLTNQQIARRLALSPHTVNYHLRKLYKAFGVSSRIDLLSAVEQPGAAPGRGAHAHRN, encoded by the coding sequence GTGAACTCCACCCTCACCGGCACGCCCCTGCGCGGCCGCGAGCGCGAGATGCGGCTGATCCGCGAGGTCCTGGAGCGCGGCCTGCGCGGCGGCTCCGCCGTCGTGGCCGTCGAGGGCATGCCGGGCATCGGCAAGACCCGGCTGCTCCAGGAAGCCGCCGCCCTCGCCGCCCGCCTCGGCTACATCGGCGGGAACCGCCCCGACGCCGGCCGGCGCGCCGCACCCCACACACCGCCCGCGCCGGCGCGCCGTGTCCGCGGCCGGGCCGGGAAGTGCCACGCGCCCGCCGGCCCCACCCTCGTCCTCCTCGACGATCCGCGCCGGACCCCGCACGGGGCACACGCGCCGGGCGTCCTTCCCGAACCGCTCCCGGCCGGACCCACCCGCGAACGACCCGGCGGCGACCCCGTGGTGTGGCTGGTGACCCACCGGCCGGGCGAGGGACCGCTGCTGCCGGGCGCTCTCGCCGGGCGCAGCGAGCGGTTGCCGCTCGGCCCGCTCGGGCCCTCGTCGACGCTGGCGCTCGCAAGGGACCTGCTGGGCGCGACGCCCTCACCCTCCCTGGTCCAGCTCGTCGACCGGGTGGGCGGCCACCCCCGGCTGCTGATCGAACTGCTGACCGGGCTCGGGGAGGAGGGCGGCCTGGAGTTCGTCGACGACGAGGTCCGACTGCGGACCCAGCGGCTCCCGGCCCGCCTGGTCACCCGGGTACGCGCCACCCTGGGGCGCTTCTCGCCGGCCTGCCGCCAACTGCTGCACGTGGCGGCGGTGTTGGGTGACGAGGTGGTGTACGAGGACGTCGCGTTGATGCTGCGGACCTCGGTCGCGGCCCTGCTGCCCGCGCTGGAGGAGGTCGAGGCGACCGGCGTCGTGCGCAACGACGGCGTCCGCGCCGCCTTCGCCAACCCGCTGCTGCGCCGGGTCATCACCGACTCGATGCCCGACTCGCTGAGACTGTCCCTCCAGCGGGAGGCGGTCGCGCTGCGGGCCGCGTACCGCGAACGGCGCGAGCCGCACCTCGGCATCTGGCCGGCGCCGCCGGTCGTGCCCACGGCGGCGGAGGGGCTGCGCGAGGCCCCGGCCGCCGCCGGCTCCGGGCTGAACGAGCAGCAGCGGATCCTCGTCGGGCTGGTGGGGGAGGGGCTGACCAACCAGCAGATCGCCCGGCGCCTGGCCCTGTCCCCGCACACCGTCAACTACCACCTGCGCAAGCTGTACAAGGCCTTCGGCGTGAGTTCCCGGATCGACCTGCTGTCGGCGGTCGAGCAGCCCGGCGCCGCTCCGGGCCGCGGCGCCCACGCCCACCGGAACTGA
- the meaB gene encoding methylmalonyl Co-A mutase-associated GTPase MeaB, which produces MPKIDIEAYAKGVLDGKRAFVARAITLVESTLPAHRALAQQLLTELLPHSGRARRIGISGVPGVGKSTFIDAFGTMLTALGHRVAVLAVDPSSTRTGGSILGDKTRMERLAVDPAAFVRPSPSAGTLGGVAKATRESMIVMEAAGYDVVLVETVGVGQSETTVAGMVDSFLLLSLARTGDQLQGIKKGVLELADVLAVNKADGPHEREAKSAARELAGALRLMHPADAAWTPPVLTCSARESAGLDEIWNRLEQHRRLLEAGGRLAAKRAAQQVEWTWSMVREELLERLRADPAVRDLAPALEASVREGTLTPTLAADRILKAFHAS; this is translated from the coding sequence ATGCCGAAGATCGACATCGAGGCGTACGCGAAGGGGGTCCTCGACGGTAAGCGCGCGTTCGTCGCGCGCGCCATCACGCTCGTCGAGTCCACCCTGCCCGCCCACCGGGCGTTGGCCCAGCAGCTCCTGACGGAGCTGCTCCCGCACTCGGGGCGCGCGCGCCGGATCGGCATCAGCGGCGTCCCGGGGGTGGGCAAGTCCACCTTCATCGACGCCTTCGGCACGATGCTCACGGCGCTGGGCCACCGGGTGGCGGTCCTGGCCGTGGACCCGTCCTCCACCCGCACGGGCGGCTCCATCCTCGGCGACAAGACCCGGATGGAACGCCTCGCGGTGGACCCGGCGGCCTTCGTCCGGCCCTCCCCCTCGGCGGGCACGCTGGGCGGGGTCGCCAAGGCCACCCGTGAGTCGATGATCGTGATGGAGGCGGCGGGCTACGACGTGGTCCTCGTCGAGACGGTCGGGGTCGGCCAGTCGGAGACGACCGTGGCCGGCATGGTCGACTCCTTCCTCCTGCTCTCGCTGGCCCGTACGGGCGATCAGCTCCAGGGCATCAAGAAGGGCGTCCTGGAACTGGCCGACGTGCTGGCCGTGAACAAGGCCGACGGCCCGCACGAACGCGAGGCGAAGTCGGCGGCGCGTGAACTGGCGGGCGCGCTGCGGTTGATGCATCCGGCCGACGCGGCCTGGACCCCGCCGGTCCTGACGTGCAGCGCGCGGGAGTCGGCGGGTCTGGACGAGATCTGGAACCGCCTGGAGCAGCATCGCCGGCTGCTGGAGGCGGGCGGGCGGCTGGCCGCGAAGCGGGCCGCGCAGCAGGTGGAGTGGACCTGGTCGATGGTGCGCGAGGAGCTGTTGGAGCGGCTGCGCGCCGATCCGGCCGTACGCGATCTCGCTCCCGCGCTGGAGGCCTCGGTGCGGGAGGGCACCCTGACGCCGACCCTGGCGGCGGACCGGATCCTGAAGGCCTTCCACGCCTCCTGA
- the paaN gene encoding phenylacetic acid degradation protein PaaN — protein sequence MAPIVRPVPDLRDATAQPAGPSAVNQFLARHGATLDRAREAVRTREHWSPYSEDPQDPAAYGPGAVAAGEAAHRALLGRPLELGQPGRDGTVGPDPESGGERSPFGGLLGISYAHCDPDVLLPAMTAALPAWRDAGPEARAAVCAEILHRINAQSSAFAYAAVHTSGHNFLMAFHAGAVHAQDRGLEAVARALEEQTRLPARATWRKPLGDGRTITLDKTFTVVPRGVSLVIANSVFPTWNSYPALFASLATGNPVLVKPHPAAVLPLALTVRTAREVLAEAGFPPDLVCLAPEHPGEGSARHLALRPEVRLVDYAGGTGFGTWLETHARQARVLTAGSAVNSLLVESTADYRDMLANLAFSVSLYSGQLCTSPQNLLVPRAGITTDEGHKTFEEVVRDLGGALDTLLADDAEACAVLGALLSPAVRGRLERVMAGEAGPVAVPSRPVRDPDHPEAVVRTPAVVTLDAARAADLSTLLTEWFGPVVLVVAVDSVADGVELVARTTRECGALSVGLYSTSPEVETAMAGACAEVGVMLSANLMGDWYISQSAVYSDLHGTGMNPSGNAVYCDTTFVTERFRTVGVRRYGGSS from the coding sequence ATGGCGCCCATCGTGCGGCCCGTCCCCGACCTCCGCGACGCGACAGCCCAACCGGCTGGACCGAGCGCGGTGAACCAGTTCCTCGCCCGGCACGGCGCCACCCTCGACCGTGCCCGCGAGGCCGTCCGCACCCGTGAACACTGGTCGCCCTACTCCGAGGACCCGCAGGACCCGGCGGCCTACGGACCGGGGGCGGTCGCCGCCGGGGAGGCGGCCCACCGCGCGCTGCTCGGCCGACCGCTGGAACTCGGCCAACCCGGCCGGGACGGCACGGTGGGCCCGGACCCGGAGAGCGGCGGTGAACGCTCTCCGTTCGGCGGCCTGTTGGGGATCTCCTACGCGCACTGCGACCCCGACGTCCTGCTGCCCGCCATGACCGCCGCCCTCCCGGCCTGGCGCGACGCCGGCCCCGAGGCGCGCGCGGCCGTCTGCGCGGAGATCCTCCACCGGATCAACGCGCAGAGCTCCGCCTTCGCGTACGCCGCCGTCCACACCAGCGGCCACAACTTCCTCATGGCCTTCCACGCGGGCGCCGTGCACGCGCAGGACCGCGGCCTGGAGGCGGTGGCCCGCGCCCTGGAGGAGCAGACGCGGCTGCCCGCCCGCGCGACCTGGCGCAAACCCCTCGGCGACGGGCGCACCATCACCTTGGACAAGACCTTCACCGTGGTGCCCAGGGGCGTCTCCCTGGTGATCGCCAACAGCGTCTTCCCCACCTGGAACAGCTATCCGGCCCTCTTCGCCTCCTTGGCCACCGGGAACCCCGTCCTGGTCAAACCGCACCCGGCGGCCGTGCTCCCGCTCGCCCTCACCGTGCGCACGGCCCGCGAGGTGCTCGCCGAGGCCGGCTTCCCCCCGGACCTGGTGTGCCTGGCGCCCGAGCATCCCGGCGAGGGCTCGGCGCGACACCTGGCCCTGCGTCCGGAGGTCCGCCTCGTCGACTACGCGGGCGGCACCGGCTTCGGGACCTGGCTGGAGACGCACGCCCGCCAGGCCCGTGTCCTCACCGCCGGCTCCGCGGTCAACAGCCTGCTCGTGGAGTCGACCGCCGACTACCGGGACATGCTGGCGAACCTGGCCTTCTCGGTCTCCCTGTACAGCGGTCAACTGTGCACCAGCCCGCAGAACCTGCTCGTCCCGCGCGCCGGCATCACCACCGACGAGGGCCACAAGACCTTCGAGGAGGTCGTCCGTGACCTGGGGGGCGCGCTCGACACGCTGCTCGCCGACGACGCCGAGGCCTGCGCCGTCCTGGGCGCGCTCCTCTCGCCCGCCGTGCGGGGCCGCCTGGAGCGCGTGATGGCCGGGGAGGCCGGCCCGGTCGCGGTCCCCTCCCGCCCGGTGCGCGACCCTGACCACCCCGAAGCGGTCGTGCGCACCCCGGCCGTGGTGACCCTCGACGCCGCCCGAGCCGCCGACCTGTCGACGCTGCTCACCGAGTGGTTCGGCCCGGTCGTGCTGGTCGTCGCGGTGGACTCCGTCGCCGACGGCGTCGAGCTGGTCGCCCGGACCACCCGCGAGTGCGGCGCGCTGTCCGTCGGGCTGTACTCGACCTCGCCCGAGGTCGAGACCGCGATGGCCGGGGCCTGCGCCGAGGTCGGGGTGATGCTGTCGGCGAACCTGATGGGCGACTGGTACATCTCCCAGTCGGCCGTCTACTCCGACCTGCACGGGACGGGCATGAACCCGTCGGGGAACGCGGTGTACTGCGACACCACCTTCGTGACGGAACGTTTCCGCACGGTCGGGGTCCGGCGCTACGGCGGTTCGTCGTGA
- a CDS encoding asparaginase — MGRIVVISTGGTIASRWQGSGFAADADGSEVMATAPLPEGITVEVVDLFSVNSPRLTTAHQLTLLRTVHEVLADPDVDGIVVTHGTDTLEESAFLVDLHHHDPRTVVFTGSQLPMGSADGDGPGNLYDALLTAASTRGLGVLITFAGRVHAARGTVKTQAVALDAFADPSKELLGKIGFGKVTMLRTPQRPTPLALPSMPELPPRVDMVMHHADGDPVLLNAAVEAGARGIVLVGTGAGNATPEIVDAVRDAVERGVLVALTTRVAAGPVTEIYTHGGAVDLVAAGAVPSGTLRAGQVRIAVLSALLADVEPGERVRVLRDALASGGPVLVEA, encoded by the coding sequence ATGGGACGCATCGTCGTCATCAGCACCGGCGGAACGATAGCCAGCCGCTGGCAGGGGTCCGGCTTCGCGGCCGACGCCGACGGCAGCGAGGTGATGGCCACCGCCCCGCTCCCCGAGGGCATCACCGTCGAGGTCGTGGACCTGTTCAGCGTCAACAGCCCCCGGCTCACCACCGCCCACCAGCTGACCCTGCTCCGCACCGTCCACGAGGTCCTCGCCGACCCCGACGTCGACGGCATCGTCGTCACCCACGGCACCGACACCCTGGAGGAGTCGGCCTTCCTCGTCGACCTCCACCACCACGACCCGCGCACCGTCGTCTTCACCGGCTCGCAACTGCCCATGGGCTCCGCGGACGGCGACGGCCCGGGCAACCTGTACGACGCGCTGCTCACCGCCGCCTCCACCCGCGGGCTCGGCGTCCTGATCACCTTCGCCGGACGGGTGCACGCCGCGCGCGGGACCGTGAAGACCCAGGCCGTGGCCCTGGACGCGTTCGCCGACCCCTCGAAGGAACTGCTCGGGAAGATCGGCTTCGGCAAGGTCACCATGCTGCGCACCCCGCAGCGACCGACCCCGCTCGCCCTGCCCTCCATGCCGGAACTGCCGCCCCGCGTGGACATGGTGATGCACCACGCCGACGGCGACCCGGTGCTCCTGAACGCCGCCGTCGAGGCGGGCGCGCGCGGCATCGTCCTCGTCGGCACCGGGGCCGGCAACGCCACCCCCGAGATCGTCGACGCGGTACGGGACGCCGTCGAGCGGGGCGTGCTGGTCGCCCTGACCACGCGGGTCGCCGCCGGGCCGGTCACGGAGATCTACACGCACGGCGGGGCGGTCGACCTGGTCGCCGCCGGGGCCGTCCCCTCCGGCACGCTGCGCGCGGGTCAGGTGCGCATCGCCGTACTGTCCGCGCTGCTCGCGGACGTCGAGCCCGGCGAACGGGTGCGGGTCCTGCGCGACGCCCTGGCCTCCGGCGGGCCGGTGCTGGTCGAGGCCTGA